The DNA region ATATCCAACCGGTATACGGTTAGCCCAATTAAGCGGGGCATGACCTGGGGCACCATGCCGTAGCTCACTACCTGAAGCCACGACGCTCCTGTTGCTAGGATTGCTTCCACAGGGCTGGGGTCGATCGTCTCAATTGCTTCTGCTAGCAGCTTTGCCAAAAAGCCAATGGTAGCAAAGGTCAGCGTCAGTACTCCTGCCAAGGGGCCAAACCCTACCATCACTACGAACACAATCGCTACAATCACCTCATGTACGCTACGGGTGAAAGCGATGATGCCGCGACAGGCTAGGTAAACAGGCAAGGGGGCGAGATTGCGTGAGGCACCCAGGGCGATCGGCACCGATACGACCACCCCCATAACTGTTGCTACTACTGCCATCACCACTGTTTCCAGCATTCCCACCTGGATATCTGCCCAGCGCGAAGCAAAATCTGGTTGCAGGAAGCCTGCGATGATGCGTCCACCCCGCTCCAGCCCTTGTCCAATCCGCTGCCAGTTGGGTTGCAGGCTACTCAGCGCTAGGGCGAAATAAAGAACTGCACCTAAGCCTATGCCCCAGCGGAGCCAAGGGTTTTTAATCAACGGTGGGGGTGACCACAATGGCACTGTTAGTGGCTGATGCATAGGCTTACGGGGTAGTTACCGCTAGTTGCTCAGACATAGCAGTCCAGTCTTCTGCACCGTAGATCTCTGTCA from Cyanobacteriota bacterium includes:
- the phnE gene encoding phosphonate ABC transporter, permease protein PhnE; amino-acid sequence: MHQPLTVPLWSPPPLIKNPWLRWGIGLGAVLYFALALSSLQPNWQRIGQGLERGGRIIAGFLQPDFASRWADIQVGMLETVVMAVVATVMGVVVSVPIALGASRNLAPLPVYLACRGIIAFTRSVHEVIVAIVFVVMVGFGPLAGVLTLTFATIGFLAKLLAEAIETIDPSPVEAILATGASWLQVVSYGMVPQVMPRLIGLTVYRLDINLRESAVIGIVGAGGIGATLNTAVDRYDYRTAGAIVLL